A region of bacterium DNA encodes the following proteins:
- the flgA gene encoding flagellar basal body P-ring formation chaperone FlgA has protein sequence MNTRFSLLITLLIPLCLHAETAECLVQRLIADAWSPRSARVEWTFSGKVPADLGAHDDWKLCEPRPTRLAGNIILAFERTDGGATRRIVVTGTAHVFGPCLTVKQTVPAGQPVQVANLDSISAEWTYLNGDAAQLSDFSAAKVATRALTQGKPITTRDIKGAKLVHRGQNVSVYYAEGSVRIRISGRALCDGAMGDVVPVSTELVASRRLSGTVSADGSIQLER, from the coding sequence ATGAATACGCGCTTCAGTCTTCTCATTACCCTTCTTATCCCCCTGTGCCTGCATGCGGAAACCGCCGAGTGCCTTGTGCAGCGGCTGATTGCCGATGCCTGGTCGCCGCGCAGTGCGCGCGTGGAGTGGACGTTCAGCGGCAAGGTTCCCGCGGACTTGGGCGCGCATGATGACTGGAAGCTGTGTGAGCCGCGTCCAACGCGCCTGGCGGGAAACATCATTCTGGCCTTTGAGCGCACGGATGGCGGCGCCACCCGGCGGATCGTCGTCACGGGCACAGCGCATGTTTTTGGGCCTTGCCTGACGGTGAAGCAGACGGTTCCCGCCGGCCAGCCGGTGCAGGTTGCGAATCTTGACAGTATCAGCGCCGAATGGACCTATCTTAATGGCGATGCGGCGCAACTGTCCGATTTCTCAGCGGCCAAGGTCGCCACCCGGGCATTGACGCAGGGCAAGCCCATCACCACGCGGGACATCAAGGGCGCCAAACTGGTGCATCGCGGGCAAAACGTCAGTGTTTATTATGCCGAAGGCTCCGTGCGCATCCGGATTTCGGGACGCGCGCTCTGTGACGGCGCCATGGGCGATGTGGTTCCCGTGTCTACGGAACTTGTCGCG
- the flgF gene encoding flagellar basal-body rod protein FlgF, whose translation MIKGIYTSAMAMRQGILKQEITANNLANAGTTGFKRDRLFAQELTSAQGDPVTSDPLSKNVSHWTEFSQGAFVPTGETMDFALQNKGFFVLSDGQGEFYTRNGHFERSAEGLLVDVQGRMVQGEGGNISLPNGLVTVSPEGRVNVDGVMVDRLRVVDFDNPQTLRKAGGSAFAKSPETSGDMPVDAPVVRQGFLENSNVDAVKEMVEMISTSRNYEINAKLVTTQDDTLRQVVGEMGRV comes from the coding sequence ATGATTAAAGGCATCTACACGTCCGCCATGGCCATGCGGCAGGGTATCCTTAAGCAGGAAATCACTGCCAACAATCTGGCTAACGCGGGAACCACCGGCTTCAAACGCGACCGTCTCTTTGCGCAGGAATTGACCTCGGCGCAGGGCGATCCTGTCACGTCCGATCCCCTCTCCAAGAACGTCAGCCATTGGACGGAGTTCTCGCAGGGCGCCTTTGTGCCAACCGGCGAGACCATGGATTTCGCGCTGCAGAACAAGGGCTTCTTTGTGCTTTCCGACGGCCAGGGCGAATTCTACACCCGCAACGGGCACTTCGAGCGTTCCGCCGAAGGCCTGCTGGTTGACGTCCAGGGCCGCATGGTGCAGGGCGAAGGCGGGAATATCTCACTGCCCAACGGACTGGTCACGGTGTCTCCGGAAGGCCGCGTCAACGTGGACGGCGTGATGGTGGACCGCCTGCGCGTGGTGGATTTCGACAATCCCCAGACCCTGCGCAAGGCCGGAGGCTCCGCCTTTGCCAAGTCTCCCGAGACCAGCGGCGATATGCCGGTGGATGCTCCGGTCGTTCGTCAGGGCTTTCTGGAAAATTCCAACGTGGATGCGGTCAAGGAAATGGTGGAGATGATTTCCACCTCGCGCAACTACGAGATTAACGCCAAGCTGGTGACCACGCAGGATGACACGCTGCGCCAGGTTGTCGGCGAAATGGGCCGAGTCTAA
- a CDS encoding FliA/WhiG family RNA polymerase sigma factor: MKAINPAIAGWEAYTQSRTPEMREKLLLQYLPLVRRVASRMLGSLPRSVRLDDLVSAGVVGLLSSLDAFDPTLGVKFETFAMNRIRGAMVDSLRELDWVPRSVRQKARQLERTMEELVQKLGRMPEDAEVSDRLGLSVEGYQALMEEVNVTVLLSLDDAFPNQNGDGSCLSEIAADPNAESSHERMEELELRGLLVDNLKKLPEQEKLVLALYYYEELTFKEIGDVLKLTESRVSQIHSKAILKLRSSVRQTMNQ, translated from the coding sequence ATGAAAGCCATTAATCCAGCGATCGCAGGATGGGAAGCCTACACCCAGTCCCGCACTCCCGAAATGCGCGAGAAGCTGTTGCTGCAGTATCTGCCGCTGGTGCGCCGCGTGGCAAGCCGGATGCTGGGATCGCTGCCGCGCAGCGTACGCCTCGACGATCTTGTTTCCGCGGGAGTTGTTGGGCTGCTCTCCTCTCTGGATGCTTTCGATCCGACCCTCGGCGTCAAGTTCGAAACGTTTGCCATGAACCGCATTCGCGGCGCGATGGTAGACAGCTTGCGTGAACTGGATTGGGTTCCGCGCTCGGTGCGCCAGAAGGCCCGCCAGCTCGAACGCACGATGGAAGAACTGGTGCAGAAGCTTGGCCGGATGCCCGAGGACGCCGAAGTCTCGGACCGGCTTGGACTATCGGTAGAAGGTTATCAGGCGCTGATGGAAGAGGTCAACGTGACCGTGCTGCTGTCGCTCGATGATGCCTTTCCGAACCAGAACGGCGACGGAAGCTGCCTGTCGGAGATTGCGGCCGATCCCAATGCCGAGTCCAGCCATGAGCGCATGGAAGAACTTGAGCTGCGCGGCCTCTTAGTGGATAACCTGAAGAAGCTGCCGGAGCAGGAAAAGCTGGTGCTGGCTCTGTACTACTATGAAGAGCTGACCTTCAAGGAAATCGGCGACGTTTTGAAACTGACGGAATCGAGAGTCTCACAAATCCATAGTAAGGCGATCTTGAAGCTCCGGTCCAGTGTCCGCCAGACGATGAACCAATGA
- the flgG gene encoding flagellar basal-body rod protein FlgG: MIKSLYSAASGMNAQQTNLDNVANNIANANTTGFKRSRVEFQDLVYETLRGTSATAQGTSVPVELQIGGGTKPVATVRNFETGTPQETGNPLDMMIRGDGFFQVLMPDGSRGYTRDGSWKTSSNGQVVNADGLPMEPPLTIPQDATGVTIQTDGRVMVTTATATEPTELGRVELARFVNPAGLTSLGGNLYKQTVASGDPIVAQAGLDGTGTLDQGYIESSNVKIVNEMIAMITAQRSYELNSKSVKTADDMIGIATSLKR, translated from the coding sequence ATGATCAAATCGCTGTATTCCGCGGCTTCGGGCATGAACGCCCAGCAGACGAACCTCGACAACGTAGCGAACAACATCGCCAACGCCAACACGACCGGCTTCAAGCGCAGCCGCGTGGAGTTTCAGGATTTGGTCTATGAAACTCTGCGTGGCACCTCCGCTACGGCGCAAGGAACCTCGGTGCCGGTGGAGTTGCAGATCGGCGGCGGTACCAAGCCTGTGGCGACCGTGCGCAACTTCGAAACCGGGACCCCGCAGGAAACCGGGAATCCGCTGGACATGATGATCCGCGGCGACGGCTTCTTTCAGGTGTTGATGCCCGACGGCTCGCGTGGCTACACGCGCGATGGATCGTGGAAGACCTCTTCCAACGGCCAGGTTGTCAACGCCGACGGCCTTCCTATGGAGCCCCCGCTGACCATACCGCAGGACGCCACCGGCGTCACGATTCAGACCGACGGGCGTGTGATGGTGACCACCGCCACGGCCACCGAGCCTACCGAACTGGGCCGTGTTGAACTGGCGCGCTTTGTCAATCCAGCCGGACTGACCAGCCTCGGCGGCAACCTTTATAAGCAGACCGTTGCTTCCGGTGATCCGATTGTGGCGCAGGCCGGCCTTGACGGCACGGGCACCCTCGATCAGGGCTACATCGAAAGCTCCAATGTGAAGATCGTCAACGAGATGATCGCCATGATCACCGCGCAGCGATCCTATGAATTGAATTCCAAGTCGGTCAAGACCGCCGATGACATGATCGGCATCGCCACCAGCCTTAAGCGGTAA